The Glycine soja cultivar W05 chromosome 8, ASM419377v2, whole genome shotgun sequence genome has a window encoding:
- the LOC114422208 gene encoding soyasaponin III rhamnosyltransferase, translated as MDSVALNGKSNDKPLHVAMLPWLAMGHIYPYFEVAKILAQKGHFVTFINSPKNIDRMPKTPKHLEPFIKLVKLPLPKIEHLPEGAESTMDIPSKKNCFLKKAYEGLQYAVSKLLKTSNPDWVLYDFAAAWVIPIAKSYNIPCAHYNITPAFNKVFFDPPKDKMKDYSLASICGPPTWLPFTTTIHIRPYEFLRAYEGTKDEETGERASFDLNKAYSSCDLFLLRTSRELEGDWLDYLAGNYKVPVVPVGLLPPSMQIRDVEEEDNNPDWVRIKDWLDTQESSSVVYIGFGSELKLSQEDLTELAHGIELSNLPFFWALKNLKEGVLELPEGFEERTKERGIVWKTWAPQLKILAHGAIGGCMSHCGSGSVIEKVHFGHVLVTLPYLLDQCLFSRVLEEKQVAVEVPRSEKDGSFTRVDVAKTLRFAIVDEEGSALRENAKEMGKVFSSEELHNKYIQDFIDALQKYRIPSAS; from the coding sequence ATGGATTCAGTTGCATTAAATGGCAAAAGCAATGATAAGCCTCTTCACGTTGCCATGCTCCCATGGCTGGCCATGGGTCACATATACCCTTACTTCGAAGTCGCCAAGATTCTTGCTCAAAAGGGTCACTTTGTTACCTTCATAAACAGCCCCAAAAACATTGACCGCATGCCCAAAACCCCGAAACACTTAGAACCATTCATCAAACTCGTGAAGCTACCCTTGCCAAAAATAGAGCATCTCCCAGAAGGCGCAGAGAGCACAATGGACATTCCGTCCAAAAAAAACTGTTTCCTCAAGAAAGCTTACGAGGGCCTACAATACGCCGTTTCCAAGTTGCTGAAAACGTCAAACCCTGACTGGGTTTTGTATGACTTCGCAGCTGCTTGGGTCATACCAATAGCCAAGAGCTACAACATTCCTTGTGCTCACTACAACATTACCCCAGCTTTCAACAAAGTCTTTTTCGATCCACCAAAGGACAAAATGAAGGATTACTCGCTCGCAAGCATATGTGGTCCTCCCACGTGGCTTCCTTTCACCACAACGATCCATATCAGGCCTTACGAGTTTTTGAGAGCATACGAAGGTACCAAAGACGAGGAGACAGGTGAAAGGGCTTCTTTTGATCTCAACAAGGCATATTCAAGCTGTGACCTTTTTCTTCTAAGAACCTCCAGAGAGCTTGAAGGAGACTGGTTGGATTATCTTGCTGGTAATTACAAGGTTCCTGTGGTTCCagttgggttgcttccaccatcCATGCAGATAAGGGACGTTGAAGAGGAAGACAATAACCCTGATTGGGTCAGAATCAAGGATTGGTTAGACACACAAGAGTCGTCATCCGTGGTTTATATTGGGTTTGGGAGCGAGTTGAAGCTGAGTCAGGAGGACCTCACTGAGTTGGCACATGGCATTGAGCTTTCAAATTTGCCTTTCTTTTGGGCATTGAAGAACCTGAAAGAAGGTGTGCTTGAGTTGCCAGAAGGGTTTGAAGAAAGAACCAAGGAACGTGGCATTGTTTGGAAGACTTGGGCACCCCAGCTTAAGATCTTGGCTCATGGAGCAATTGGAGGGTGCATGAGTCACTGTGGCTCTGGCTCTGTGATTGAGAAGGTTCATTTTGGGCACGTGCTTGTGACTCTGCCTTATTTGCTTGACCAATGTCTGTTTTCGAGGGTGCTGGAGGAAAAGCAAGTGGCTGTTGAGGTTCCAAGGAGCGAGAAAGATGGGTCTTTTACTAGGGTCGATGTGGCTAAGACATTGAGATTTGCGATTGTGGATGAGGAAGGGAGTGCTCTAAGAGAGAATGCCAAGGAGATGGGCAAGGTTTTCAGTTCCGAAGAACTTCATAATAAGTATATTCAAGATTTCATTGATGCGCTTCAGAAGTATAGGATTCCTTCCGCTAGCTAA
- the LOC114424544 gene encoding NAC domain-containing protein 104-like encodes MGDNNVNLPPGFRFYPTDEELVVHFLHRKASLLPCHPDAIPDLEVYPYDPWELDGRALAEGNQWYYYSRRTQNRVTGNGYWKPTGMEEPVVSSTSNKRVGMKKYFVFHVGEAPTAGIKTNWIMQEYRLSDSASSTRSSKRKPQPKIEYNKWVICRVYERNGDDDNGTELSCLDEVFLSLDDDLDEISLPN; translated from the exons ATGGGTGATAACAATGTCAACCTTCCACCCGGGTTTCGATTTTATCCCACAGATGAAGAGCTTGTAGTCCATTTCCTTCACAGAAAGGCATCTCTTTTACCTTGCCACCCAGATGCCATCCCTGATCTTGAAGTCTACCCATATGATCCATGGGAACTTGATG GTAGAGCTTTGGCAGAGGGAAACCAATGGTACTACTACAGCAGAAGGACACAAAATAGGGTCACTGGCAATGGGTATTGGAAACCAACGGGAATGGAAGAACCAGTGGTTTCAAGCACAAGCAACAAAAGGGTTGGCATGAAGAAATATTTTGTGTTCCATGTGGGAGAAGCCCCTACTGCTGGTATCAAAACCAATTGGATAATGCAAGAATATCGTCTATCAGATTCTGCTTCCTCTACCAGATCATCCAAAAGAAAACCACAACCAAAAATA GAATACAATAAATGGGTGATATGTCGTGTTTATGAGCGCAATGGAGACGATGATAATGGAACAGAGCTCTCATGCTTGGATGAAGTATTCTTGTCATTGGATGATGATCTTGATGAAATAAGCTTACCAAATTAA